Part of the Lucilia cuprina isolate Lc7/37 chromosome 5, ASM2204524v1, whole genome shotgun sequence genome is shown below.
ACAACAGATGACCCCACatacaaaaatactaaaaagaaaaaacgcaATAAACTTTGTGAAGACATTAATCGCAATGTGGTGCAGGAACGTCGTTTATCCCTTAGCAGGAACCCCTTTAAGTTGCGTTATTTATGGAAACGTAAACCTCTCATCTACCTGTTAGCAATATTGTTGTTagtatttttagttaatttaaccATAAATCGTGATGTCGATGAACATGAAGATGacagtttatattttataagcaATTTACATTCGCATGTGCCGGGCATGAAAGGTATGTAAATATATGCAAACTATTGATGATGATCAGTTATGAtctgcacaaaaaaaaaaataaataaataaagcggTATGCATGAAAtctttacatttttacatttatttacgtctttttattttcattgaatttaatttgttgtacgtttcttaaatttatttgcatGTCATTGAATgaaaatagaacaacaattttggtattgaatctgataaattgtgtttttttataattttcaatatattgtctgtaataatgcattataattctAATCGTAGTGCGGAAATGATGATTGCTTATCAGTCCATTGGAAATTAATAATATAgactaaaaaaaattgattttctattttaaattcacTTTTTCATTTCTTCATATCTCACTAAATTTAAtctaaatctcttttttgtttctatttatttaataattttcactgATTTATCTTttactattttgttttatttttttgtatgttttctttatatgaTGTTGTTTTTGAATTGTCCtgcaacaaattttgttttaatatatcacTTGCATATTGATGTTTGCCTGTGTATTCTTGTCGTtaaaattcaccaaaaataaaaaaaaattctccaaaatttagtattaaaaaatttaacatcacTTCTAAAAGTCAAgcttaataaaaatcaagatgTAACAACTTTAACACCAACTAAAATCGGCCTCACTGAAGCACAAATTGCTACAGCAGCATCGAAAAAACGTGttgataaaaatttgaaaactaaACTATTAAAAGAAACACCAACACTTAATTCTACTTCTTTATCTTTATCTTCTGATTTTTATGCTAACTCTTCCTTTTCTGCTACGCATTTGGAATCGTTTAATAACTCTTTGCCATCACCGCCTCCCACAGGTTATTTAGTATGGAGTGAATATTGTAAAATGCCCAATTTAGATCCCTACTTGCCAGAggtaatgaaaaattttcgccGGGAAAAGTATAAACCCTGTAAGCTGATCTCACCTTTGACACGAGTCGATTTTAATAGAACAACTAAACGTTATACGCTTTCTGTTGATCAGGAAGTGATACCAGCGTATAGTAAAACGGGCAAACTGGATTGTTGTTATCAGTCCATTGTGCGCAATGGCACTGGCGAGAAAGTCGATAGAGTTGTTAGGTAAGGTAagggtttttttaatttgatttagtATTCCATAATcccaaatgttaattttaactttaactcATTCTCCTTTCCTGTCTTacgatttcttttttctttttcctactAGCCTTTCGGAATGCATGAGTTTTGTTGATAAAACTTCTTTATCGCCTACAATTGACAATATACTGGTACGATGTCGTTCGAATAATCGCCAGGTATACATTAATGGTTATCCTTTAATGCCAGAACGCAATGAGATTCGTCAACGTTTAGAAACTTGGAAAAAGTATGATGATCAACGTAAGAGAAAAGAAAAAGCGCCGAGTGTTTTAATGTTGGGCATAGATAGTATATCAAGAGTAAATTTAGTGAGAGCGATGCCAAAGACAGCAAAGTATTTGTACGATAATGAATGGTTTGAAATGAGCGGATTTAATAAGGTAAATcgacaaaactatagattagacttatgaactatagactagattcacgaactatagactagacttacgaactatagactagactgctgactagtttataaactagactatagactaaactaaaggcctgactataaactagactaatgactagactatagactagactatagactagactatagactagactatagactatagactgactatagactagactatagactagactatagactagactatagactagactatagactagactatagactagactatagactagactatagactagactatagactagactatagactagactatagactagactatagactagactatagactagactatagactagactatagactagactatagactagactatagactagactatagactagactatagtctagactctttAAGTAATGATAGtagattttatatgaatttttttttgaattcatCATTTCCAGATTGATGACAATACATTCCCCAATTTAATGGCCGTCCTAACTGGCATGAATCGATCTACCGTCATGCAAAAATGTTCACCCTACAAACTGGAAGCATTGGATAATTGTGATTTTATTTGGAAAACATTTCGTGATCACGGCTATGTGACGGCCTATGCGGAAGATGAAGCCAGCATAAATACTTTCAATTACTTAAAAGTGGGATTTACACAACCTCCCGTGGACTATTATTTAAGGCCATTTCTCTTGGGTGCCGAGAAACATTTAGAGACTAAATTAAAATCAAGTTTAATCGATTGTTTGGGCTATAAACATTCAGCTGATTTCGTATTTGACTATGCAGTAGAATTGGCCAAAAGATATAAGAATGAATCCTATTTTGGTCTCTTTTGGGCCAATACATTTAGTCATAATGACA
Proteins encoded:
- the LOC111677065 gene encoding uncharacterized protein LOC111677065 isoform X2, giving the protein MTDSDDDLTLLLDNTKPNINTTDDPTYKNTKKKKRNKLCEDINRNVVQERRLSLSRNPFKLRYLWKRKPLIYLLAILLLVFLVNLTINRDVDEHEDDSLYFISNLHSHVPGMKGYLVWSEYCKMPNLDPYLPEVMKNFRREKYKPCKLISPLTRVDFNRTTKRYTLSVDQEVIPAYSKTGKLDCCYQSIVRNGTGEKVDRVVSLSECMSFVDKTSLSPTIDNILVRCRSNNRQVYINGYPLMPERNEIRQRLETWKKYDDQRKRKEKAPSVLMLGIDSISRVNLVRAMPKTAKYLYDNEWFEMSGFNKIDDNTFPNLMAVLTGMNRSTVMQKCSPYKLEALDNCDFIWKTFRDHGYVTAYAEDEASINTFNYLKVGFTQPPVDYYLRPFLLGAEKHLETKLKSSLIDCLGYKHSADFVFDYAVELAKRYKNESYFGLFWANTFSHNDISDCSAMDEHIMNYLKKFKQMGTLEDTIVVFFSDHGMRFGPIRKTHSGHLEERLPFVFLWLPPNLKQNYPSFVNALNVNKNRLTNPYDTHMTLKHILRLTGRVQNETVLNKSDACPKCQSLLEPVPQNRSCLDVAIEAHWCTCLLYESIYKNSKTVVNLTHLLIDYINDYVANFHNGTLAKMCVPLAYDSVESAYRTTQLQMSDDGKSTSTINIYRVTFYTKPNKGLFEATAIYDPVENYLKVTGEISRLNKYSADSECVSDGGAKKYCSCHKKIF
- the LOC111677065 gene encoding uncharacterized protein LOC111677065 isoform X1 produces the protein MTDSDDDLTLLLDNTKPNINTTDDPTYKNTKKKKRNKLCEDINRNVVQERRLSLSRNPFKLRYLWKRKPLIYLLAILLLVFLVNLTINRDVDEHEDDSLYFISNLHSHVPGMKVLKNLTSLLKVKLNKNQDVTTLTPTKIGLTEAQIATAASKKRVDKNLKTKLLKETPTLNSTSLSLSSDFYANSSFSATHLESFNNSLPSPPPTGYLVWSEYCKMPNLDPYLPEVMKNFRREKYKPCKLISPLTRVDFNRTTKRYTLSVDQEVIPAYSKTGKLDCCYQSIVRNGTGEKVDRVVSLSECMSFVDKTSLSPTIDNILVRCRSNNRQVYINGYPLMPERNEIRQRLETWKKYDDQRKRKEKAPSVLMLGIDSISRVNLVRAMPKTAKYLYDNEWFEMSGFNKIDDNTFPNLMAVLTGMNRSTVMQKCSPYKLEALDNCDFIWKTFRDHGYVTAYAEDEASINTFNYLKVGFTQPPVDYYLRPFLLGAEKHLETKLKSSLIDCLGYKHSADFVFDYAVELAKRYKNESYFGLFWANTFSHNDISDCSAMDEHIMNYLKKFKQMGTLEDTIVVFFSDHGMRFGPIRKTHSGHLEERLPFVFLWLPPNLKQNYPSFVNALNVNKNRLTNPYDTHMTLKHILRLTGRVQNETVLNKSDACPKCQSLLEPVPQNRSCLDVAIEAHWCTCLLYESIYKNSKTVVNLTHLLIDYINDYVANFHNGTLAKMCVPLAYDSVESAYRTTQLQMSDDGKSTSTINIYRVTFYTKPNKGLFEATAIYDPVENYLKVTGEISRLNKYSADSECVSDGGAKKYCSCHKKIF